A stretch of Henckelia pumila isolate YLH828 chromosome 4, ASM3356847v2, whole genome shotgun sequence DNA encodes these proteins:
- the LOC140866962 gene encoding multisubstrate pseudouridine synthase 7, producing MTSIEESDVGILCYISHLPGFRGILKHRYSDFIVNEVDLDGNIVHLTSLDAPPEIAEEKREKICDLLAKDYTPEIETFRALTGDVDAEKLKTFIDQVSSSVAGSNESIILSPSSDKSHRTAVHNFFKEKLKFLVSDTIDGPDSSSKCIRLRLDSGRKNDKGRDSRKRKDRVDRPYDRRGSDNWPEHLGKFLRFHLYKENKDTQEALGLLGKMLGVQPRSFGFAGTKDKRSVSTQRVTVFKQRANILAALNEKLIGIKVGNFCHVHDGLLLGQLQGNRFTITLRSVIAETEDIIRQSTSALGKNGFINYFGLQRFGSSSVPTHLIGAALLRGEWKTAVNLILDPREGERDAIKKIREYYEESGDIEGTLRQLPRHLVAERAILHCLQKSPGNYLQALLAIPRTLRMMFVHSYQSYLWNHATSMRVQKYGVHQIVLGDLVYSKDANAEDKTKILHLESKNGGCDHVDDDNDDDLGGITDAPNLMSTLVKVIKEEDIVSGEYTVDDIILPLPGSRITYPTNDIEKVYHDLAEKDGIRLTESLHNTKEFSMIKITGAYRRVFERPKDFEWELVKYTDMDAPLAKTDWEIVTKSCPDTYGRDEKGQNKWQADLKLKPHKVRNEIEMSTETGEMEGEREDMQPEDVSKTQESLTALKLSFTLPASCYATMAVRELLKTSTSVAFHKTLN from the exons ATGACATCCATTGAAGAATCCGATGTCGGGATTCTTTGCTACATCTCCCATCTTCCCGGATTTCGCGGAATTCTCAAGCACAG ATATTCTGATTTTATTGTGAATGAAGTCGATTTGGACGGAAACATTGTTCATCTAACCTCGCTGGATGCTCCACCAGAG ATTGCCGAGGAAAAGAGAGAAAAGATATGTGATCTATTGGCTAAAGATTATACCCCGGAGATAGAAACGTTTAGAGCTCTCACTGGTGACGTTGATGCAGAGAAGTTGAAAACTTTTATCGATCAAGTTTCTTCCAGTGTTGCGGGCAGCAATGAATCAATTATTCTCTCTCCAAGTTCTGATAAGTCTCATCGGACG GCGGTTCATAACTTCTTCAAGGAGAAACTGAAATTCCTTGTTTCTGACACCATAGATGGACCAGATTCCTCATCAAAGTGCATCAGACTGCGGCTGGATTCAGGAAGAAAGAATGATAAGGGAAGGGActcaaggaaaagaaaagatcGAGTTGATAGACCTTATGATCGTAGAGGCTCAGATAATTGGCCAGAACACCTTGGCAAGTTTCTGAg GTTTCatctttacaaagagaacaaGGATACACAGGAGGCCCTCGGGCTTCTTGGAAAAATGCTTGGCGTTCAG ccCAGGTCTTTTGGATTTGCAGGAACAAAAGATAAACGGTCTGTGTCTACTCAAAGG GTTACAGTTTTCAAGCAGCGAGCTAATATATTAGCGGCACTGAATGAAAAATTAATTGGTATTAAAGTCGGAAACTTTTG CCATGTTCATGATGGTCTACTTCTTGGGCAACTCCAAGGAAATCGATTTACAATTACTCTAAG AAGTGTAATAGCTGAAACTGAGGATATTATTAGACAATCTACTAGTGCCTTGGGAAAGAATGGATTTATCAACTACTTCGGTTTGCAg CGTTTTGGAAGCAGTTCTGTTCCTACTCATCTTATTGGAGCTGCATTACTGCGGGGAGAATGGAAAACTGCAGTTAACTTGATTCTTGATCCAAGAGAAGGGG AAAGGGATGCCATAAAAAAGATACGGGAATATTATGAGGAGAGTGGCGACATTGAAGGAACTCTAAGACAGTTACCTCGTCATCTAGTTGCAGAGCGTGCTATT cTGCATTGTCTCCAAAAATCTCCTGGAAATTACTTGCAAGCTTTGTTGGCTATACCCAGGACATTGAGAATGAT GTTTGTGCATAGTTATCAGAGCTATCTATGGAACCATGCAACAAGTATGAGAGTTCAAAAGTATG GGGTTCACCAGATTGTGTTGGGTGATTTGGTGTACTCCAAAGATGCAAATGCTGAGGACAAAACAAAAATCTTGCATTTGGAGAGCAAAAATGGTGGATGTGATCATGTCGATGATGATAATGATGATGATCTAGGTGGCATAACTGATGCTCCAAATTTAATGTCCACATTGGTCAAG GTAATTAAGGAAGAGGATATAGTCTCTGGAGAGTACACTGTTGATGATATTATCCTTCCTTTACCTGG GTCGAGGATAACTTATCCAACAAATGATATTGAAAAAGTCTATCATGACTTAGCAGAAAAG GATGGTATCAGGTTGACAGAGAGCTTGCACAATACCAA GGAGTTCTCGATGATTAAAATTACAGGGGCATATAGGCGTGTATTTGAAAGGCCCAAGGACTTTGAATG GGAATTGGTCAAATACACAGATATGGATGCACCTTTGGCAAAGACAGATTGGGAAATTGTTACAAAATCATGTCCAGATACCTATGGTAGAGATGAGAAGGGACAAAACAAGTGGCAAGCTGATTTGAAGCTGAAGCCACACAAAGTCCGGAATGAGATAGAGATGTCTACAGAAACTGGAGAAATGGAGGGTGAAAGAGAGGATATGCAACCAGAGGACGTCTCCAAGACACAAGAGAGCCTAACAGCTCTCAAGTTGAGCTTTACTCTCCCAGCTTCTTGTTATGCTACCATGGCAGTAAGAGAACTGCTGAAGACATCGACATCT GTTGCCTTTCACAAGACATTGAACTAG